Within the Candidatus Neomarinimicrobiota bacterium genome, the region GACCACCTTCGGCCGCACCCGCGGCTTCACCTTCTAGCACAACAGGAATAGAAAATGTCATTTTTTCATCTCGACGGACTCGCATTAAATCCACATGAATAACCTCTTCGGTTACTGGGTGATACTGGGCTGATTTAATCACGGCATAAATAGTTTCACCATTAAGCTCCATTTCAAAAACCTTCTGGCCCGAATGGATTGCGTGGTAAAATACTTTTTTATCAATCGCCAAATTTTTATTGGCTTCACCACGATAATAATAGTTTGTGGGAATTTTCCCATTTCTTCTCATCTCACGCGCAGAACCAGTTCCGATTCCTGAGCGTTCCTCGACAGGTAGTTTATAGTAGGATGCCATTGGGGTTACCTTTTAATTAAAATTCGAACAGGGCACTCACCGATTCACCGTCATATACTCGGCGGATCGCTTCTCCAAATACCTGTGCCACAGTTACAATTTCCATATTATCTAATTTTTTCTCTTCAGGGATGGATAACGTGTCCGTCACCACCAGTTTTTTAATCGCCGATCCTTTGATTCGATCAACAGCTGGCCCTGACAATACTGCATGGGTGGCAACAGCGGTTACGCTGGTTGCCCCGTTTTCTATTGCCGCTTTAGCGGCATTCACTGTTGTTCCCGCTGTATCAATCATGTCATCAATAATGAGGACGTCTTTATCTTTCAAGTCACCAATCAAATGCATGACTTGCGCTTTATTTGGAGCATACCGCCGTTTATCTATCAATGCGAAATGCATTCCCAGCCGCTTAGCATAGGATTGACTCATTCGTGCGGACCCCACATCCGGGGATAATACAACTGAATTTTTT harbors:
- a CDS encoding 50S ribosomal protein L25; this encodes MASYYKLPVEERSGIGTGSAREMRRNGKIPTNYYYRGEANKNLAIDKKVFYHAIHSGQKVFEMELNGETIYAVIKSAQYHPVTEEVIHVDLMRVRRDEKMTFSIPVVLEGEAAGAAEGGLVAHVSTAIDIECYPTDVPENVAIDISSLELYSALTAAEIKLPADTSLISAEDTTVVTCNPPKAEVEPEPEEVEGETAEGEEGESAEDDNAAEKGSEEGDTSEES